In Cercospora beticola chromosome 3, complete sequence, the following proteins share a genomic window:
- a CDS encoding uncharacterized protein (antiSMASH:Cluster_2) has product MYVRRGLGADVYDTDFAPARQAIEMEQRHFTGAPLWDDEGLPYFSEEDKKIPYLGTSPVAIPAWEELIKDRYFLVTEEEARQAWGKDYKKYYRYPDIPGHPGGYVGGLDVLHSLHCVNELRKHLFDKNRCDQNQTEHQEAVDEYHIVHCLEMMRQNIECKSDLSLVPAMWWPSLKNGTGSSFIFSEQTHTCRNFEKVRQWASGRYARTKRMGKSKHLPPENV; this is encoded by the exons ATGTACGTAAGGCGTGGACTCGGCGCAGACGTGTACGATACCGACTTTGCGCCAGCGAGACAGGCGATTGAAATGGAGCAACGGCATTTCACAGGAGCACCATTGTGGGACGATGAAGGGTTGCCGTACTTCTCAGAAGAAGATAAGAAGATTCCGTACTTGGGGACGTCTCCAGTTGCTATTCCGGCTTGGGAAGAGCTGATTAAAG ACAGGTACTTTCTAgtcacagaagaagaagctcgacaGGCGTGGGGAAAGGACTACAagaaatactataggtatccAGACATTCCTGGGCATCCTGGAGGATATGTTGGAGGTCTGGATGTCCTTCATTCCCTACACTGCGTGAATGAGCTGCGCAAGCACCTGTTTGACAAAAACCGCTGCGATCAGAACCAGACTGAGCATCAAGAGGCGGTGGATGAATATCACATTG TTCATTGTCTGGAGATGATGCGCCAGAATATTGAATGCAAATCAGACCTTTCACTGGTACCAGCAATGTGGTGGCCCAGCCTCAAGAATGGCACTGGTTCGTCTTTCATCTTCTCGGAGCAAACGCACACATGCCGCAACTTCGAGAAGGTCCGTCAATGGGCATCTGGAAGATATGCTCGTACGAAGAGGATGGGGAAGAGCAAACATCTGCCACCTGAAAATGTGTGA